The Agromyces hippuratus genome has a window encoding:
- a CDS encoding FtsK/SpoIIIE domain-containing protein, with translation MSVRLTVGEPVAAGRPSSWLLKVDEATTVGEVAESLGVVPSVLDPRAGTATPLAESALLSGATVPAEASTLLAPGTLRLEVVGGPFAGESVPIARGAAITIGSATSAGLTIADPALAPQHAVLALNAAATLESGRPAPLAATLAPAVEGAPIWVNGEPISAEVGLVPADLFQIGSSMFRIGMAPGSDADLTRDALGGRGFNRPSRIEPTKAQPVVQLPGDKPEDPDQSPMPWLSAIIPVVLGVTMAVVFQRPIMLLMAAASPIMVVGSFIANRKLAKKKGLKTEKQWIEEVKVAERRISDLARVQRLEGWYRMPDPVMIADIALRPLSRLWERRKSDGDALQLRVGVTEVALDVRFEGGGKDRSAPARVGVTPQPVAAELRTGVVGIAGPADAVRNLARSMVSAFATMRSPRDAELIVICDEADDAEWGWTQWLPHAQANTTAAAMIGNTDDSRRERLREAAVTLETRMRMASQRGAVIPTDILIVVDGARDYRMLPGMVPLLEHGAAHGIHIIALDSERARLPEEAASVVVVDPADPSIGRFETGKEYYPTVLLDGVSIAAADRIARSLCSIQHVSGVGDDAMLPTSVRMVDLLKIDLDDPAPIMQRWAKQPRNTFVVVGANADGEFAIDISRDGPHALVAGTTGSGKSEFLQALVVSLAMANRPDALNFVLVDYKGGSAFADCERLPHTVGMVTNLDARETERALASLDAELKRRERVLRDMNAKDVEGAWAKDADTAAKRGLARLMIVIDEFAELKTELPEFIDGLVRIARVGRSLGVNLVLATQRPSGVVTPEMQSNISLRVALRVTDRSDSSDILGSGEAALISSSTPGRGFVRLGPSAAPAGFQTARVAGIRPGVQRAVKSLPPKAPLEWESLGFPARYPSAGPTHAANTDHDDTDLRALVDVITLATQQMGIAKNPSPWLLPLPAVLPLERFADQQVARTSLVLGLEDVPGEQSQRSLTWDIANGSHVLFIGGSMSGRTTALRTMLAQTVQQFSPADLHLYVIDFGNGALLPLADAPHCGAVVTQLDADRLPRLVQRLLEELTSRQSILSAAGVGHINEQRAQAGPGDALPYAVIALDGWERMLSTMNADALIAFRDQFMRVLREGPAVGVRVLITGDRSITGDKVSSFIDEQYVLPLRDISDYRTAGIMAKDIPLDLPPGRVLFGAAGTEAQLAVLVRETSGEAQTTALRRVVEQVRDHFDQYPQLAELAQPFRVDPLPGYMALTAAYELPLGESGPADGPVVAVGGDHLSRFTLDWPAEGGFVVTGGRKSGRSSTLAAMLHQLAWRKEPLLVVSARQSVLTEVAAGHSVPVVSAADTAPAQLDEILDALGQRVTIFVDDAEQWKNAPIEHALSGVKHRAAFVVAADTESVSTLFGGPLVEAKKARRALVLRPESSVMGTQVIGSPIPKFMLGRGSAGGGVFTTPAGWMPVRVPDIRQ, from the coding sequence ATGAGCGTTCGACTGACGGTCGGCGAACCGGTCGCGGCGGGGAGGCCGTCGTCGTGGCTCCTCAAGGTCGACGAGGCGACGACGGTCGGCGAGGTCGCGGAGTCGCTCGGCGTCGTGCCGAGCGTGCTCGACCCTCGGGCGGGCACGGCGACGCCGCTCGCCGAATCCGCGCTGCTCTCCGGTGCCACCGTTCCCGCTGAGGCGTCGACGCTGCTCGCCCCCGGCACGCTCCGACTCGAGGTCGTCGGCGGGCCGTTCGCCGGTGAGAGCGTGCCGATCGCACGGGGCGCCGCGATCACGATCGGCAGCGCGACATCCGCCGGCCTCACGATCGCCGACCCCGCCCTGGCCCCGCAGCATGCGGTGCTCGCGCTGAACGCCGCGGCGACGCTCGAGAGCGGCCGGCCCGCCCCGCTCGCCGCGACCCTCGCACCCGCGGTCGAGGGGGCCCCGATCTGGGTGAACGGCGAACCGATCTCCGCCGAGGTCGGCCTCGTGCCGGCAGATCTGTTCCAGATCGGCAGCAGCATGTTCCGCATCGGCATGGCCCCCGGGTCCGATGCCGACCTCACCCGCGACGCCCTCGGCGGTCGCGGCTTCAACCGGCCGTCGCGCATCGAGCCGACGAAGGCGCAACCCGTCGTGCAACTGCCGGGTGACAAGCCCGAAGACCCCGACCAATCGCCGATGCCGTGGCTCTCCGCGATCATCCCCGTCGTGCTCGGCGTCACGATGGCAGTGGTGTTCCAGCGCCCCATCATGCTGCTCATGGCCGCGGCGAGCCCCATCATGGTCGTCGGATCGTTCATCGCGAACCGCAAGCTCGCGAAGAAGAAGGGCCTGAAGACCGAGAAGCAGTGGATCGAGGAGGTCAAGGTCGCCGAGCGGCGCATCAGCGACCTGGCACGGGTGCAACGGCTCGAGGGCTGGTACCGCATGCCCGACCCGGTCATGATCGCCGACATCGCGCTGCGCCCGCTGTCGCGACTCTGGGAGCGACGCAAGAGCGACGGCGACGCCCTGCAACTGCGCGTCGGCGTCACCGAGGTCGCACTCGACGTGCGGTTCGAGGGAGGCGGCAAGGACCGCTCGGCCCCCGCCCGCGTCGGCGTCACCCCTCAGCCCGTCGCCGCCGAGCTCCGCACCGGCGTGGTCGGCATCGCCGGCCCCGCCGATGCCGTGCGAAACCTCGCCCGGTCGATGGTCTCCGCGTTCGCGACGATGCGCTCGCCGCGCGACGCCGAACTCATCGTGATCTGCGATGAGGCCGACGACGCGGAATGGGGCTGGACCCAGTGGTTGCCGCACGCGCAGGCGAACACGACTGCGGCCGCCATGATCGGCAACACCGACGACAGCCGCCGCGAGCGGCTGCGCGAGGCTGCCGTCACGCTCGAGACGCGCATGCGCATGGCGAGCCAGCGCGGTGCCGTGATCCCGACCGACATCCTCATCGTCGTCGACGGGGCCCGCGACTACCGCATGCTGCCCGGCATGGTGCCGTTGCTCGAGCACGGTGCCGCCCACGGCATCCACATCATCGCGCTCGACTCCGAACGAGCGCGGCTGCCCGAAGAGGCCGCCAGCGTCGTCGTGGTCGACCCCGCCGACCCGTCGATCGGTCGGTTCGAGACGGGCAAGGAGTACTACCCGACCGTGCTGCTCGACGGCGTCTCGATCGCCGCGGCCGATCGCATCGCGCGCAGCCTCTGCTCCATCCAGCACGTGAGCGGCGTGGGCGACGACGCGATGCTGCCGACCAGCGTGCGCATGGTGGACCTGCTGAAGATCGACCTCGACGACCCGGCGCCGATCATGCAGCGCTGGGCCAAGCAGCCCCGCAACACCTTCGTCGTGGTCGGCGCGAACGCCGACGGCGAGTTCGCGATCGACATCTCGCGCGACGGCCCGCACGCCCTCGTCGCCGGCACGACCGGATCGGGCAAGTCGGAGTTCCTGCAGGCGCTCGTCGTGAGCCTCGCGATGGCGAACCGACCGGACGCGCTGAACTTCGTGCTCGTCGACTACAAGGGCGGCTCGGCCTTCGCTGACTGCGAGCGGCTGCCGCACACCGTCGGCATGGTCACCAACCTCGACGCGCGCGAGACCGAGCGCGCGCTCGCGTCGCTCGACGCCGAGCTCAAGCGCCGCGAGCGCGTGCTCCGCGACATGAACGCCAAGGACGTCGAGGGCGCATGGGCGAAGGACGCCGACACGGCGGCCAAGCGGGGGCTCGCGCGCCTCATGATCGTCATCGACGAGTTCGCCGAGCTGAAGACCGAGCTGCCCGAGTTCATCGACGGCCTCGTGCGCATCGCCCGTGTCGGTCGCTCGCTCGGGGTGAACCTCGTGCTCGCCACGCAGCGGCCGTCTGGCGTCGTGACCCCCGAGATGCAGTCGAACATCAGCCTCCGCGTCGCGCTCCGCGTGACCGACCGGTCCGACTCCTCGGACATCCTCGGATCGGGCGAGGCCGCCCTCATCAGTTCGTCCACGCCCGGTCGAGGTTTCGTGCGGCTCGGCCCCTCCGCCGCTCCGGCGGGCTTCCAGACCGCCCGCGTCGCCGGCATCAGGCCGGGCGTGCAGCGTGCGGTCAAGTCGCTGCCGCCGAAGGCTCCGCTCGAGTGGGAGTCGCTCGGCTTCCCGGCGCGGTATCCGAGCGCGGGGCCGACGCACGCCGCCAACACCGATCACGACGACACCGACCTCCGCGCGCTCGTCGACGTGATCACGCTCGCGACGCAGCAGATGGGCATCGCGAAGAACCCGTCGCCGTGGCTGCTGCCCCTGCCCGCCGTGCTGCCGCTCGAGCGGTTCGCCGACCAGCAGGTCGCGCGCACCTCGCTGGTGCTCGGCCTCGAGGACGTGCCGGGGGAGCAGTCGCAGCGCAGCCTCACGTGGGACATCGCCAACGGCTCCCACGTGCTGTTCATCGGCGGCTCGATGTCGGGCCGCACGACGGCCCTGCGGACGATGCTGGCGCAGACGGTGCAGCAGTTCTCCCCGGCAGACCTGCACCTGTACGTGATCGACTTCGGCAACGGCGCACTGCTCCCGCTCGCCGACGCCCCGCACTGCGGAGCCGTCGTCACCCAGCTCGACGCCGACCGGCTGCCGCGTCTCGTGCAGCGGCTGCTCGAGGAGCTCACCAGTCGGCAGTCGATCCTCTCTGCGGCGGGCGTGGGCCACATCAACGAGCAGCGGGCGCAGGCGGGCCCCGGCGACGCGCTCCCGTACGCCGTCATCGCACTCGACGGCTGGGAGCGGATGCTCTCGACCATGAACGCCGACGCCCTCATCGCGTTCCGCGACCAGTTCATGCGGGTGCTCCGCGAGGGTCCGGCGGTGGGCGTGCGCGTGCTCATCACGGGCGACCGGTCGATCACGGGCGACAAGGTGAGCTCGTTCATCGACGAGCAGTACGTGCTGCCGCTGCGCGACATCAGCGACTACCGCACGGCCGGCATCATGGCCAAGGACATCCCGCTCGACCTGCCGCCCGGACGCGTGCTCTTCGGCGCCGCGGGCACCGAGGCGCAACTCGCGGTGCTCGTGCGCGAGACGAGCGGCGAAGCCCAGACCACGGCGCTGCGCCGCGTCGTCGAACAGGTGCGCGACCACTTCGACCAGTACCCGCAGCTCGCCGAGCTCGCGCAGCCGTTCCGGGTCGACCCGTTGCCCGGGTACATGGCCCTGACCGCGGCCTACGAGCTGCCGCTCGGCGAATCCGGCCCGGCAGACGGTCCAGTGGTCGCGGTCGGCGGCGACCACCTGTCGCGGTTCACGCTCGACTGGCCGGCCGAGGGCGGCTTCGTCGTCACCGGCGGCCGCAAGTCGGGCCGTTCGTCGACCCTCGCCGCCATGCTGCACCAGCTCGCCTGGCGCAAGGAGCCGCTCCTCGTGGTGTCGGCCCGCCAGTCGGTGCTGACCGAGGTCGCCGCCGGGCACTCGGTGCCGGTCGTGTCCGCGGCCGACACGGCCCCGGCGCAGCTCGACGAGATCCTCGACGCCCTCGGGCAGCGGGTCACGATCTTCGTCGACGACGCCGAGCAGTGGAAGAACGCGCCGATCGAACACGCGCTCAGCGGGGTCAAGCATCGTGCCGCGTTCGTCGTCGCCGCCGATACGGAATCGGTGTCGACCCTGTTCGGCGGGCCCCTCGTCGAGGCGAAGAAGGCGCGGCGTGCGCTCGTGCTGCGCCCGGAGTCATCCGTCATGGGCACGCAGGTGATCGGCAGCCCGATCCCGAAGTTCATGCTGGGTCGCGGCTCGGCCGGCGGCGGCGTGTTCACGACCCCTGCGGGCTGGATGCCGGTGCGGGTGCCCGACATCCGGCAGTGA
- a CDS encoding rhomboid family intramembrane serine protease, which translates to MSSTTPGADPERHGEATGPVDEGPVDDSAPEPAPVLDETEPVDEPAPIEPEPVESSAEAAVPADEELAATSRLDEAVERASAHPAPEETNGIDDLDASSTPEPVAADAVRRETYVPAAGVAAGTAAGAATLADVPEPVYVAPQPGPQTIYVQAPTPPKAKGNRGFGVLVALIGTVAFGVLYGVVAYVLYLSFGAPEGEAIGIADFLVEPTYWVPVVAFFIGFALLAAIVNRGPWWTYAVFGLLVGVLVYFAYIGGSLLFVQAWTLTLEQANDFIAERWLDPYAIVAAVIAREIPIWLGGWIAARGRTVTERNRLAIEAYDRELAAGPQVQRY; encoded by the coding sequence ATGAGCAGCACGACTCCCGGAGCCGACCCGGAACGTCACGGCGAAGCGACCGGCCCGGTCGACGAGGGCCCTGTCGACGATTCCGCGCCCGAGCCCGCCCCCGTCCTGGACGAGACGGAGCCCGTCGACGAGCCCGCTCCCATCGAACCCGAACCGGTCGAATCCTCGGCCGAGGCGGCGGTGCCGGCCGACGAAGAGCTCGCCGCGACGTCCCGCCTCGATGAGGCCGTCGAGCGGGCGAGCGCGCACCCCGCGCCCGAAGAGACCAACGGCATCGACGACCTGGACGCCTCGTCGACCCCGGAACCCGTCGCCGCCGACGCCGTACGCCGTGAGACCTACGTTCCCGCTGCGGGCGTCGCGGCTGGAACCGCCGCCGGCGCAGCGACGCTCGCCGACGTGCCCGAACCCGTGTACGTCGCACCGCAGCCCGGTCCGCAGACGATCTACGTGCAGGCGCCGACACCGCCCAAGGCGAAGGGCAATCGCGGGTTCGGCGTGCTCGTCGCGCTCATCGGCACGGTCGCCTTCGGCGTGCTCTACGGCGTCGTCGCCTATGTGCTCTACCTGAGTTTCGGGGCGCCGGAGGGTGAGGCGATCGGCATCGCCGACTTCCTCGTCGAGCCCACGTACTGGGTTCCCGTCGTCGCGTTCTTCATCGGGTTCGCGCTGCTCGCCGCGATCGTCAACCGCGGACCGTGGTGGACGTACGCCGTGTTCGGCCTGCTCGTCGGGGTGCTCGTCTACTTCGCCTACATCGGCGGCTCGCTGCTCTTCGTGCAGGCCTGGACGCTCACGCTCGAGCAGGCGAACGACTTCATCGCCGAGCGCTGGCTCGACCCGTACGCGATCGTCGCGGCGGTCATCGCGCGCGAGATCCCGATCTGGCTCGGCGGCTGGATCGCCGCCCGGGGCCGCACGGTCACCGAGCGCAACCGGCTCGCGATCGAGGCGTACGACCGCGAGCTCGCGGCGGGCCCGCAGGTGCAGCGCTACTAG
- the rpoC gene encoding DNA-directed RNA polymerase subunit beta': MLDATTFDELRIGLATAEDIRKWSYGEVKKPETINYRTLKPEKDGLFGEQIFGPSRDWECACGKYKRVRFKGIVCERCGVEVTKSSVRRERMGHIELAAPVTHIWYFKGVPSRLGYLLDMAPKDLEKVIYFAAYMVIDVDDEGRHADMPGLENELRLEIKTIGDQRDARIATLMARKEEELAALEAEGAKSDQKKRAEAAADKEMTQVRKSGDEQVAHLERVWEDFRTLKVGDLKPEDSVFHELQDRFGMYFDAYMGAEAIKKRLEAFDLAAEADDLRLQIAEGKGQKKIRAIKRLRVVSSFLQTGNSPAAMVLDVVPVIPPELRPMVQLDGGRFATSDLNDLYRRVINRNNRLRRLLDLGAPEIIVNNEKRMLQEAVDALFDNGRRGRPVTGTGNRALKSLSDMLKGKQGRFRQNLLGKRVDYSGRSVIVVGPQLKLHQCGLPKQMALELFKPFVIKRLIDLSHAQNIKAAKRMVERSRPQVWDVLEEIIRERPVLLNRAPTLHRLGIQAFEPQLVEGKAIQLHPLVCAAFNADFDGDQMAVHLPLSVEAQAEARILMLASNNILKPSDGRPVTLPTQDMIIGLHHLTTGKSGAAGEGRAFSSISEAILAFDQNRPGDFALDLGATVKIRLEGLHFAEGETPEDFVPGKPYLLETTLGRALFNEALPVDYPYVNAQAGKTQISEIVNDLAERYPKTEVAATLDRIKDAGFRWATRSGVTVALSDILTPANKGEIVAKYEKQAAKVQGQFEKGLTTDLERRQELIQIWTKATDEVAVAMREAFPEDNTINRMVSSGARGNWLQIRNIAGMRGLVNNPKGEIIPRPIISSYREGLSVAEYFIATHGARKGLADTALRTADSGYLTRRLVDVSQDVIIREEDCGTTKGLELPIATTDASGELVRDPNVENAVYARSLAADAVNAKGEVVAEAGEDVGDVLIDKLIAAAVETIKVRSVLTCESAVGVCAKCYGRSLATGKLVDIGEAVGIIAAQSIGEPGTQLTMRTFHTGGSASADDITQGLPRVQELFEARTPKGASPIVEAPGRITIDETDKQRKVILTPDNGDEPIAYNVLKRSTLLVEDGQHVELGQQLIVGTVDPKEVLRVKGVREVQKHLVNGVQDVYRSQGVPIHDKHIEVIVRQMLRKVTVVDHGDTDLLPGELVDRLKYNDINRAALTEGKKTASARQEVMGITKASLATESWLSAASFQETTRVLTQAAMEGKSDPLVGLKENVIIGKLIPAGTGLGKYRNVTVEATEEAKAERYPNRIFTDDAAFTEGDLSFVDFDAFSSDDFTPGNYS, from the coding sequence TTGCTCGACGCAACGACTTTTGACGAGCTTCGCATCGGCCTGGCCACCGCAGAGGACATCCGCAAGTGGTCCTACGGTGAGGTCAAGAAGCCTGAAACCATCAACTACCGCACCCTGAAGCCCGAGAAGGACGGTCTGTTCGGCGAACAGATCTTCGGCCCGAGCCGCGACTGGGAGTGCGCCTGCGGCAAGTACAAGCGTGTCCGCTTCAAGGGCATCGTCTGTGAGCGATGCGGCGTGGAGGTCACCAAGTCCTCCGTGCGCCGCGAGCGCATGGGCCACATCGAGCTCGCCGCTCCGGTCACGCACATCTGGTACTTCAAGGGTGTGCCCAGCCGCCTCGGCTACCTGCTCGACATGGCGCCGAAGGACCTCGAGAAGGTCATCTACTTCGCCGCCTACATGGTGATCGACGTCGACGACGAAGGCCGTCACGCCGACATGCCCGGCCTCGAGAACGAGCTCCGGCTCGAGATCAAGACCATCGGCGACCAGCGCGATGCCCGCATCGCGACGCTCATGGCGCGCAAGGAGGAGGAGCTCGCCGCACTCGAGGCGGAGGGCGCCAAGTCCGACCAGAAGAAGCGCGCTGAAGCCGCCGCCGACAAGGAGATGACGCAGGTCCGCAAGTCGGGCGACGAGCAGGTCGCGCACCTCGAGCGCGTGTGGGAGGACTTCCGCACCCTCAAGGTCGGCGACCTCAAGCCCGAGGACTCGGTCTTCCACGAGCTCCAGGACCGCTTCGGCATGTACTTCGACGCCTACATGGGCGCCGAGGCCATCAAGAAGCGCCTCGAGGCCTTCGACCTGGCCGCTGAGGCCGACGACCTGCGCCTGCAGATCGCCGAGGGCAAGGGCCAGAAGAAGATCCGCGCGATCAAGCGTCTGCGCGTCGTCAGCTCCTTCCTGCAGACCGGCAACTCGCCGGCCGCGATGGTGCTCGACGTCGTGCCGGTGATCCCGCCGGAGCTTCGTCCGATGGTCCAGCTCGACGGTGGCCGCTTCGCGACCTCCGACCTGAACGACCTCTACCGTCGTGTGATCAACCGCAACAACCGTCTTCGTCGTCTGCTCGACCTCGGCGCGCCCGAGATCATCGTCAACAACGAGAAGCGGATGCTGCAGGAGGCCGTCGACGCACTGTTCGACAACGGCCGCCGCGGCCGCCCCGTCACCGGTACCGGCAACCGCGCCCTGAAGTCCCTGAGCGACATGCTCAAGGGAAAGCAGGGTCGCTTCCGCCAGAACCTGCTCGGCAAGCGCGTCGACTACTCGGGCCGTTCGGTCATCGTCGTCGGCCCGCAGCTGAAGCTGCACCAGTGCGGTCTGCCCAAGCAGATGGCGCTCGAGCTGTTCAAGCCGTTCGTCATCAAGCGCTTGATCGACCTGAGCCACGCTCAGAACATCAAGGCCGCCAAGCGCATGGTCGAGCGTTCGCGCCCCCAGGTCTGGGACGTGCTCGAGGAGATCATCCGTGAGCGCCCGGTTCTGCTGAACCGCGCACCCACGCTGCACCGCCTCGGCATCCAGGCCTTCGAACCGCAGCTCGTCGAGGGCAAGGCGATCCAGCTCCACCCGCTCGTGTGTGCTGCGTTCAACGCGGACTTCGACGGCGACCAGATGGCCGTGCACCTTCCCCTCTCGGTGGAGGCGCAGGCCGAGGCCCGCATCCTGATGCTCGCCTCGAACAACATCCTGAAGCCGTCCGACGGCCGTCCGGTGACCCTGCCCACGCAGGACATGATCATCGGCCTGCACCACCTGACGACCGGCAAGTCCGGCGCGGCAGGTGAGGGTCGCGCGTTCTCGTCGATCTCCGAGGCCATCCTCGCCTTCGACCAGAACCGTCCGGGCGACTTCGCCCTCGACCTCGGGGCCACGGTCAAGATCCGTCTCGAGGGGCTGCACTTCGCCGAGGGCGAGACCCCCGAGGACTTCGTTCCCGGCAAGCCGTACCTGCTCGAGACGACCCTCGGTCGCGCCCTCTTCAACGAGGCGCTGCCGGTCGACTACCCCTACGTGAACGCGCAGGCGGGCAAGACGCAGATCTCGGAGATCGTCAACGACCTCGCCGAGCGCTACCCGAAGACCGAGGTCGCCGCGACCCTCGACCGGATCAAGGACGCCGGCTTCCGCTGGGCGACCCGTTCGGGCGTGACCGTGGCACTCTCCGACATCCTGACGCCGGCCAACAAGGGCGAGATCGTCGCGAAGTACGAGAAGCAGGCCGCCAAGGTCCAGGGGCAGTTCGAGAAGGGTCTCACGACCGACCTCGAGCGTCGCCAGGAGCTCATCCAGATCTGGACGAAGGCCACCGACGAGGTCGCCGTCGCGATGCGCGAGGCGTTCCCCGAGGACAACACGATCAACCGCATGGTGTCGTCGGGTGCTCGTGGTAACTGGCTGCAGATCCGCAACATCGCGGGCATGCGAGGCCTCGTGAACAACCCGAAGGGTGAGATCATCCCTCGCCCGATCATCTCGAGCTACCGCGAGGGCCTCTCGGTCGCCGAGTACTTCATCGCGACGCACGGTGCCCGTAAGGGTCTGGCCGACACGGCCCTCCGTACGGCCGACTCGGGCTACCTCACGCGTCGTCTCGTCGACGTCTCGCAGGATGTCATCATCCGCGAGGAGGACTGCGGCACGACCAAGGGCCTCGAGCTCCCGATCGCGACGACGGATGCCTCGGGCGAGCTGGTCCGCGACCCGAACGTCGAGAACGCGGTCTACGCCCGCAGCCTCGCCGCCGACGCGGTCAACGCCAAGGGCGAGGTCGTCGCCGAGGCCGGTGAAGACGTCGGTGACGTGCTCATCGACAAGCTCATCGCGGCAGCGGTCGAGACGATCAAGGTGCGCTCCGTGCTCACCTGCGAGTCGGCCGTCGGCGTCTGCGCGAAGTGCTACGGCCGTTCGCTCGCGACCGGCAAGCTCGTCGACATCGGCGAGGCCGTCGGCATCATCGCGGCCCAGTCGATCGGTGAGCCCGGCACGCAGCTGACGATGCGTACCTTCCACACCGGTGGTTCGGCCTCGGCCGACGACATCACGCAGGGTCTGCCTCGCGTGCAGGAGCTCTTCGAGGCGCGCACCCCCAAGGGTGCATCGCCCATCGTCGAGGCCCCGGGTCGCATCACGATCGATGAGACCGACAAGCAGCGCAAGGTCATCCTCACGCCCGACAACGGCGACGAGCCGATCGCGTACAACGTGCTCAAGCGTTCGACCCTCCTGGTCGAAGACGGACAGCACGTCGAGCTCGGCCAGCAGCTGATCGTCGGCACCGTCGACCCGAAGGAAGTCCTCCGGGTCAAGGGTGTGCGCGAAGTGCAGAAGCACCTCGTCAACGGCGTGCAGGACGTCTACCGCTCGCAGGGTGTGCCGATCCACGACAAGCACATCGAGGTCATCGTGCGCCAGATGCTGCGCAAGGTCACCGTCGTCGACCACGGCGACACCGACCTGCTGCCCGGTGAGCTCGTCGACCGCCTGAAGTACAACGACATCAACCGCGCCGCGCTGACCGAGGGCAAGAAGACCGCCTCGGCCCGCCAGGAGGTCATGGGTATCACCAAGGCCTCGCTCGCAACCGAGTCGTGGCTGTCGGCCGCGTCCTTCCAGGAGACGACCCGCGTGCTCACGCAGGCCGCCATGGAGGGCAAGTCCGACCCGCTCGTCGGGCTCAAGGAGAACGTCATCATCGGAAAGCTCATCCCGGCGGGTACCGGCCTCGGCAAGTACCGCAACGTCACGGTCGAGGCGACCGAGGAGGCGAAGGCGGAGCGTTACCCGAACCGCATCTTCACCGACGACGCCGCGTTCACCGAGGGCGACCTGAGCTTCGTCGACTTCGACGCGTTCTCGAGCGACGACTTCACCCCCGGCAACTACAGCTAG